One Kribbella sp. NBC_00662 genomic region harbors:
- a CDS encoding YjbQ family protein has translation MRSELIDITTGGTEVVFDLTSRCEQFVAAEAHQAQGDGLLHVFVPHATAGVAILETGAGSDTDLLAVLDELLPRDFSWRHRHGSPGHGRDHVLPALIPPYASIPVLEGRLMLGTWQSICLVDTNVDNPRRQVRLSWLPG, from the coding sequence ATGCGCTCTGAGCTGATCGACATCACGACCGGTGGGACCGAGGTCGTGTTCGACCTGACGAGCAGGTGCGAGCAGTTCGTCGCCGCTGAGGCCCACCAGGCCCAGGGCGACGGACTGCTGCATGTGTTCGTGCCGCACGCGACGGCCGGGGTCGCCATCCTCGAGACCGGTGCGGGCAGCGACACGGACCTGCTCGCCGTGCTGGACGAGTTGCTGCCGCGCGACTTCAGTTGGCGGCACCGGCACGGCTCGCCCGGACACGGCCGCGACCACGTGCTGCCGGCGCTGATTCCGCCGTACGCGTCGATTCCGGTGCTCGAAGGCCGGTTGATGCTCGGCACCTGGCAATCGATCTGCCTGGTCGACACCAATGTGGACAATCCCCGGCGACAGGTCCGGCTTTCCTGGCTACCCGGTTAA
- the leuS gene encoding leucine--tRNA ligase: MSEQVEDTPIDRGGYDFNAMQAKWRPVWEKLDPFKAKDDGSAERRYALTMFSYPSGDLHMGHAEVFALHDVLARYWFQQGYDVLNPIGWDSFGLPAENAAIKRNEHPATFTYANIETQAESIRRYAISFDWSRRLHTSDPEYYRWTQWLFLRLYERGLAYRKASYVNWCPHDQTVLANEQVIQGRCERCGHEVTKRELTQWYFKTTEYAQRLLDDMELLQWPEEILLMQRNWIGRSEGAFANFEVEGRDEPIKVFTTRPDTLFGATFMVVAPDAKLAAELVTPEQQAAFDEYLTKVKATTEIERQSTEREKTGVFLGSYAINPVTGQRIPIWAADYVLADYGTGAIMAVPGQDTRDWEFAEKFDLPIVRTVQPPADFDGKAYTGEGAAINSANDEISLDGLDIADAKSRIIDWLDSKGLGERTINYRLRDWLLSRQRYWGCPIPIIHCPSCGEVPVPDDELPMELPDLRGADLQPKGVSPLAADREWVEVDCPKCGGKAERDTDTMDTFVDSSWYFLRYLSPQYTEGAFDQAAADRWMSVYQYVGGKEHAVLHLLYARFFVKALHDMGLLTAVEPFTRLLNQGQVINKGKAMSKSLGNGVNLGDQIDEYGVDAVRLTMVFAGPPADDIDWADMSPGGSLKFLQRAWRLAAAVEAPLGSDPSTGDVELRKLTHRTVADATELIDSHRFNVMVARIMELVNATRKAIDSGPGAADPAVREAVETVSILLSLVAPYTAEDMWAELGHEPTVAKAGWPKVDPALLVQDTVTCVVQVAGKVKDRLEVAPDISDADLEKLALDSDAVQKALDGRGTRKVIVRAPKLVNIVPA; this comes from the coding sequence GTGAGCGAGCAGGTGGAGGACACTCCGATCGACCGGGGTGGCTACGACTTCAACGCCATGCAGGCCAAGTGGCGTCCGGTGTGGGAGAAGCTGGACCCGTTCAAGGCGAAGGACGACGGCTCGGCCGAGCGGCGCTACGCGCTCACGATGTTCTCCTACCCGTCCGGCGACCTGCACATGGGTCACGCCGAGGTGTTCGCGCTGCACGACGTGCTGGCCCGCTACTGGTTCCAGCAGGGGTACGACGTGCTGAACCCGATCGGCTGGGACTCCTTCGGCCTGCCCGCCGAGAACGCCGCGATCAAGCGCAACGAGCACCCGGCGACGTTCACCTACGCCAACATCGAGACGCAGGCCGAGTCCATCCGGCGATACGCGATCAGCTTCGACTGGTCCCGCCGGCTGCACACGTCCGACCCGGAGTACTACCGCTGGACCCAGTGGCTGTTCCTGCGGCTGTACGAGCGCGGTCTGGCGTACCGCAAGGCGTCGTACGTCAACTGGTGCCCGCACGACCAGACCGTGCTGGCCAACGAGCAGGTGATCCAGGGACGCTGTGAGCGCTGCGGTCACGAGGTCACCAAGCGCGAGCTGACCCAGTGGTACTTCAAGACCACGGAGTACGCGCAGCGGCTGCTGGACGACATGGAGCTGCTGCAGTGGCCGGAAGAGATCCTGCTGATGCAGCGCAACTGGATCGGCCGGTCCGAGGGCGCGTTCGCGAACTTCGAGGTCGAGGGCCGCGACGAGCCGATCAAGGTCTTCACCACCCGACCGGACACGCTGTTCGGCGCGACCTTCATGGTGGTCGCCCCGGACGCGAAGCTGGCCGCCGAGCTGGTCACGCCGGAGCAGCAGGCTGCCTTCGACGAGTACCTGACCAAGGTCAAGGCGACCACCGAGATCGAGCGGCAGAGCACCGAGCGCGAGAAGACCGGCGTCTTCCTGGGCTCGTACGCGATCAACCCGGTGACCGGGCAGCGGATCCCGATCTGGGCCGCCGACTATGTGCTGGCCGACTACGGCACCGGCGCGATCATGGCCGTGCCCGGCCAGGACACCCGGGACTGGGAGTTCGCCGAGAAGTTCGACCTGCCGATCGTCCGCACCGTGCAGCCGCCCGCCGACTTCGACGGCAAGGCGTACACCGGTGAGGGCGCCGCGATCAACAGTGCGAACGACGAGATCAGCCTGGACGGACTGGACATCGCCGACGCGAAGTCCCGGATCATCGACTGGCTGGACAGCAAGGGCCTGGGCGAGCGGACGATCAACTACCGCCTGCGCGACTGGCTGCTGAGCCGCCAGCGGTACTGGGGCTGTCCGATCCCGATCATCCACTGCCCGTCCTGCGGCGAGGTGCCGGTCCCGGACGACGAACTGCCGATGGAGCTGCCGGACCTGCGCGGAGCGGACCTGCAGCCGAAGGGCGTCTCGCCGCTGGCCGCGGACCGCGAGTGGGTCGAGGTCGACTGCCCGAAGTGCGGCGGCAAGGCCGAGCGGGACACGGACACGATGGACACGTTCGTCGACTCGTCCTGGTACTTCCTGCGCTACCTGTCCCCGCAGTACACCGAGGGTGCCTTCGACCAGGCGGCCGCGGACCGGTGGATGTCGGTCTACCAGTACGTCGGTGGCAAGGAGCACGCCGTACTGCACCTGCTGTACGCGCGGTTCTTCGTCAAGGCGCTGCACGACATGGGCCTGCTGACTGCCGTCGAGCCCTTCACCCGGCTGCTGAACCAGGGCCAGGTGATCAACAAGGGCAAGGCGATGAGCAAGTCGCTGGGCAACGGCGTGAACCTGGGCGACCAGATCGACGAGTACGGCGTGGACGCGGTCCGGCTGACCATGGTGTTCGCCGGTCCGCCTGCCGACGACATCGACTGGGCCGACATGTCTCCGGGGGGCTCGCTGAAGTTCCTGCAACGGGCCTGGCGGCTGGCTGCTGCGGTCGAGGCGCCGCTGGGCTCGGACCCCTCGACCGGCGACGTCGAGCTGCGCAAGCTGACCCACCGCACGGTGGCTGACGCGACCGAGCTGATCGACTCGCACCGGTTCAACGTGATGGTGGCCCGGATCATGGAGCTGGTGAACGCGACCCGGAAGGCGATCGACTCCGGTCCGGGCGCGGCTGACCCGGCGGTCCGCGAGGCGGTCGAGACGGTGTCGATCCTGCTGAGCCTGGTCGCGCCGTACACGGCCGAGGACATGTGGGCCGAGCTGGGCCACGAGCCGACCGTCGCGAAGGCGGGCTGGCCGAAGGTCGACCCGGCCCTGCTGGTCCAGGACACGGTCACCTGCGTGGTCCAGGTCGCCGGCAAGGTGAAGGACCGGCTGGAGGTCGCGCCGGACATCTCCGACGCCGACCTGGAGAAGCTGGCGCTGGATTCCGACGCGGTGCAGAAGGCGCTGGACGGCCGCGGTACCCGCAAGGTGATCGTGCGGGCGCCGAAGCTGGTCAACATCGTCCCGGCCTAG
- a CDS encoding helix-turn-helix domain-containing protein: MSLESVAAADRFVDLAGLLESCEVDGFHADFLSWGHYRLEYWRNYWHTHSFHEVCLAYSGEGRFNSGSTQYDVVPGSLFLARPGDVHEIESSHSAPLGIAFWGFTFRPGSDERGWWSGLTRPDGPVMSSRTGSLPAVVTALAGEAAAPVSGYSTALGALGATLVLETARAFALDEDLAVEPVRRDRGPLVVEAMQRHLRDNLSRPITVRDVAAAAHLSERHAERLFTQQTGASIMSTLRRLRLELAAQLLLDPTLTITDVARSCGYSDVRPFSTAFRRKYGRTPGDHRRAGGTEFI, translated from the coding sequence TTGAGTCTGGAGTCCGTCGCTGCGGCGGATCGGTTCGTCGACCTCGCGGGGCTCCTGGAGTCCTGCGAGGTCGATGGCTTCCACGCGGACTTCCTCAGCTGGGGGCACTACCGGCTGGAGTACTGGCGCAACTACTGGCACACCCACTCCTTCCACGAGGTCTGCCTCGCGTACTCCGGCGAGGGCCGCTTCAACTCGGGCTCCACGCAGTACGACGTCGTGCCGGGCTCGCTGTTCCTGGCCCGCCCCGGCGATGTCCATGAAATCGAGTCCTCGCACAGCGCACCCCTGGGGATCGCCTTCTGGGGCTTCACATTCCGCCCCGGTTCGGACGAACGAGGGTGGTGGTCCGGCCTGACCCGTCCTGATGGCCCGGTCATGTCCAGTAGGACAGGTTCGCTGCCGGCAGTTGTTACTGCATTGGCGGGGGAGGCGGCTGCGCCTGTGTCCGGCTACAGCACCGCACTCGGCGCCCTGGGCGCGACTCTGGTTCTGGAGACGGCTCGTGCGTTCGCCCTCGACGAGGACCTCGCTGTGGAGCCGGTCCGGCGTGACCGTGGACCGCTGGTGGTCGAGGCGATGCAACGGCATCTCCGGGACAACCTGTCCCGACCGATCACCGTGCGGGACGTCGCCGCGGCCGCGCACCTCTCCGAGCGTCACGCCGAGCGCCTCTTCACCCAGCAGACCGGTGCGTCGATCATGTCGACCCTGCGCCGCCTCCGCCTCGAGTTGGCCGCCCAGCTCCTCCTCGACCCCACCCTGACCATCACCGACGTGGCCCGCTCCTGCGGCTACTCCGACGTCCGCCCGTTCTCCACGGCCTTCCGTCGCAAGTACGGCCGCACCCCCGGCGACCACCGCCGCGCGGGCGGCACCGAGTTCATCTAG